AGACGCCGGCCGCGCCGAAGTTGTTGACCTGGCGGCTGCTGTTGCCGGTGCCGCGCAGCTCCACCGGCACCGACGAGGCCGGGCCGTAGCGCGCGGGCAGCCGACGGGTGCAGCGGGCGCCGGTCAGCGCGAAGCGGCCGCCGCCGGGAGACGAGATCGTCGTACGGGAATCGCGTGGCACGTACGCGAAGTCGCTCACGGCGGTGAACACGCTCTCGCGGCCGTGGAGTTCGAAGGTGTCGTGGCCGAAGTCGTCGGCGGCGGAGACCGTGCAGGCGCCGCTGAGCGGGACGACGATCCACTCGCTGTCGTCGGTGTCGAAGGTGTGGGTGCCGCCCGGCGGCAGTTCCAGGACCCGCAGGCTGGAGTAGCCCCAGGCCGCCGACTCGGGGGTGACGTCCACGACGTAGGGGCCGCCGAGGGCCTTGCCCGCGGGAAGGTGGTACGCGCTCGTCATGGTGTGCCTCCGGTTCACAACAGACCTACGGCGGTGTCCACCGCCGTCTCCACGCCGCCGTCGGCGGGGTAGAGCAGGGAGCGGCCCACGACCAGGCCCTGGACGGTGGGCAGGCGCAGCGTCTTGCGCCACTTCTCGTACGCGCCCTCCTGGTCGTCGCCGACCTCGCCGCCGAGCAGGACGACGGGCAGGGTCGACGTCTCCAGGACCTCGGCCATGTCGTCCGGGTCGTCGGTGACGGGCAGTTTCAGCCAGGTGTAGGCGGAGGTGCCGCCCAGGCCCGAGGAGATCGCGATGGAGCGGGTCACGGCCTCGGCGGACAGGTCGTTGCGGACCTTGCCGTCGACGCGTCGGGATATGAACGGCTCGACGAACAGGGGGAGTTGGCGTGCCGCCATGTCGTCTATCGCCCGCGCCGTGGACTCCAGGGTGGTGAGCGAGCCCGGGTCGTCGTAGTCGATGCGGAGCAGCAGCTTGCCCGCGTCGAAGTCGAGGCGCTCGATGTCCTCGGCGCGGTGGCCGGTGAAGCGGTCGTCCATCTCGAAGGCGGCGCCGGACAGGCCGCCGCGGTTCATCGAGCCCATGACGACCTTGCCGTCGAGGACCCCGAGCAGGAGCAGGTCCTCGAGTATGTCGGCGGTGGCGAGCACCCCGTCGACGCCGGGCCGGGACAGTGCGATGCAGAGGCGTTCCAGCAGGTCGGCGCGGTTGGCCATGGCGGTGCGGCGGTCGCCGACGCCCAGGGCGCCGCGGGCCGGGTGGTCGGCGGCCACGATCATCAGGCGGCCGCTGTCGCCCAGCAGCGGGCGGCGCACCCGGCGGGCGGCCGCCTCGGCGATGGCCTCCGGGTGCCGGGCTCTGACCGTGACCAGGTCGGGGATGCTGATGCTCAAGACAAGCTCCGTTCAGGGGTGGCTGTGGCGGCCATGTGGTCAGCCGCCCACGCGCGCGCCGGCGAGGAGGTCCTCGACCTCGGACTCGGTGGGCATCGCGGTGGAGCAGGCGAGGCGGGAGGCGACGAGGGCGCCGGCCGCGTTGGCGAACCGCATGGACCGTTCCAAGTCCCAGCCGGACAGCAGGCCGTGGCAGAGCGAGCCGCCGAACGCGTCGCCCGCGCCGAGGCCGTTGAGCACCTCTACCGGGACCGGGGGCACCTCGGCGGTCGTGCCGTCGCGGTGCACGGCCAGGACGCCCTTGGGACCCTGCTTGACGACGGCGAGTTCCACGCCCGCGTCCAGCAGCGCCTGGGCGCAGGCGCGGGGCTCGCGGACACCGGTGGCGATCTCGCACTCGTCGAGGTTGCCGACCGCGACCGTCGTGTGGCGGAGGGCCTCCGCGTAGTACGGGCGGGCCTCCTCCGGGTCCTTCCAGAACATGGGGCGCCAGTCCAGGTCGAAGACCGTGGTGCCCGCCTTGTCGCGCGCCTTGAGGGCGGCGAGCGTGGCGGAGCGGCTCGGCTCCTCGCTCAGTCCGGTGCCGGTGATCCAGAAGACGCGGGCCTGGCGGATCGCGAAGTAGTCCAGCTCGTCGGTGTGGATCTCCAGGTCCGGGGCCTTGGGCTGCCGGTAGAAGTACAGCGGGAAGTCGTCCGGCGGGAAGATCTCGCAGAAGGTGACCGGGGTCGGGTACTCCGCGACGGGCGTGACCCAGCGGTCGTCGACGCCGAAGTCCTTGAGGGCTTCGTGCAGGTACGTCCCGAAGGGGTCGTCGCCGGTGCGGGTGATCACCGCGGTGCTCCGGCCGAGCCGGGCGGCGGCGACCGCCACATTGCTCGCGGAACCCCCGAGGAACTTGCCGAAGGTCTCCACACGGGCCAGCGGTACGCCAGACTGCAACGGGTAGAGATCGACCCCGATGCGGCCCATGGTGATGACATCGAAGGACTGGGCTGACTCGGCCATGCGCGACACTCCTCTGAGCTGCTGGGGGTGGGCGGGTCCCAGGGGCCTGCCGCCTCCCAGGTGTAGGTCTCGGAGGGGCTCCGTGTCAATAGTTTGTACTTACATTCGGACCTGCTCGTGAAATGATGTCTTAACAAAGTATTGACAGCGGACGCGCCCAGGGATTTGATTCCGTCCCAGCGCAACAGCCGTGTTTCGCGGCAAAGGACCCAGGGCCGACAGGCCCCGAGCCCGGATTTCTGCGATCATGACTCCCTTTCCCCTGAAGCACAGTGAGGTGCAGGAAAGATGGACCGTTCCACTTACTCCCGCTCGCGCAGAATGGCCCCCATCGTGGCGGTGGCCGCGGCAGCGGCCCTGACCCTCGCCGGCTGCTCCAGCAGCTCGGGCGGAAAGAAGGCCACGGAGGACAGCTCCGGCGCCTCCGCGGGCAAGGCGAGCACTCCTCGGATGACGGTCGCCCTGGTCACGCACCAGGCTCCCGGCGACACGTTCTGGGACATCGTCCGCAAGGGCGCCCAGGCCGCCGCCGACAAGGACAACATCAAGCTCGTCTACTCGGCCGACCCGAACGCGGGCAACCAGTCGAACCTGGTGCAGAACGCGATCGACCAGAAGGTCGACGGCATCGCGGTCACCCTCGCCAAGCCCGACGCCCTGAAGGACGTCATCGGCAAGGCGAAGACCGCGAACATACCCGTCGTGGGCCTCAACTCCGGTCTCAGCGACTGGAAGAAGCTCGGACTGCTGGAGTTCTTCGGCCAGGACGAGACGGTGGCCGGCGAGGCGCTCGGCAAGCGGCTGAACGCGGAGGGCGCCAAGAAGGCCGTCTGTGTCATCCAGGAGCAGGGCAACATCGGTCTGACGCAGCGCTGCGACGGTGTGAAGAAGACGTTCACCGG
The nucleotide sequence above comes from Streptomyces sp. N50. Encoded proteins:
- the iolB gene encoding 5-deoxy-glucuronate isomerase, whose product is MTSAYHLPAGKALGGPYVVDVTPESAAWGYSSLRVLELPPGGTHTFDTDDSEWIVVPLSGACTVSAADDFGHDTFELHGRESVFTAVSDFAYVPRDSRTTISSPGGGRFALTGARCTRRLPARYGPASSVPVELRGTGNSSRQVNNFGAAGVFECDKLIAVEVITPGGNWSSFPPHKHDEHRPGEESVLEEVYYFEFADHEGTPGLGYQRVSPSGQGRNTDVLAEVRGGDVVLIPDGWHGPSMAVPGHHMYYLNVMAGPDEDRSWLICDHPDHAWVRGTWPEQPVDPRLPLYTAPEKS
- a CDS encoding deoxyribose-phosphate aldolase — protein: MSISIPDLVTVRARHPEAIAEAAARRVRRPLLGDSGRLMIVAADHPARGALGVGDRRTAMANRADLLERLCIALSRPGVDGVLATADILEDLLLLGVLDGKVVMGSMNRGGLSGAAFEMDDRFTGHRAEDIERLDFDAGKLLLRIDYDDPGSLTTLESTARAIDDMAARQLPLFVEPFISRRVDGKVRNDLSAEAVTRSIAISSGLGGTSAYTWLKLPVTDDPDDMAEVLETSTLPVVLLGGEVGDDQEGAYEKWRKTLRLPTVQGLVVGRSLLYPADGGVETAVDTAVGLL
- the iolC gene encoding 5-dehydro-2-deoxygluconokinase, with product MAESAQSFDVITMGRIGVDLYPLQSGVPLARVETFGKFLGGSASNVAVAAARLGRSTAVITRTGDDPFGTYLHEALKDFGVDDRWVTPVAEYPTPVTFCEIFPPDDFPLYFYRQPKAPDLEIHTDELDYFAIRQARVFWITGTGLSEEPSRSATLAALKARDKAGTTVFDLDWRPMFWKDPEEARPYYAEALRHTTVAVGNLDECEIATGVREPRACAQALLDAGVELAVVKQGPKGVLAVHRDGTTAEVPPVPVEVLNGLGAGDAFGGSLCHGLLSGWDLERSMRFANAAGALVASRLACSTAMPTESEVEDLLAGARVGG
- a CDS encoding sugar ABC transporter substrate-binding protein; this encodes MDRSTYSRSRRMAPIVAVAAAAALTLAGCSSSSGGKKATEDSSGASAGKASTPRMTVALVTHQAPGDTFWDIVRKGAQAAADKDNIKLVYSADPNAGNQSNLVQNAIDQKVDGIAVTLAKPDALKDVIGKAKTANIPVVGLNSGLSDWKKLGLLEFFGQDETVAGEALGKRLNAEGAKKAVCVIQEQGNIGLTQRCDGVKKTFTGTTEVLNVNGTDMPSVKSTITAKLTQDKAIDYVVTLGAPFAMTAVQSLSDAGSKAKVATFDLNSTLTGAIKKGTVQFAVDQQPYLQGYLAIDSLWLYKNNGNYSGGGEQPVLTGPAFVDKTNVDAVAKYAANGTR